The genome window AACCAGCGCTTCCATTGAACTAAGATCGCCCTCATACCACTCCGGCGGAATCTCCTCCGCCGCGCGCCACACCACTGCGGCATCCATCGTCTCCAGCCGCGTCAGCCAGGGCTCAAAACTCTCCCACCCACTCACGTCCGCATAAACCCTGTTCCGCGGATACACCCCGCGCAGCGGCAAATCCTCAAACCGCCACTCCCCCGCATGAAAGCAATATCCCTGGTCGATAAACGAAGCGCTATACCGCCGCTCCCGGGCCTTTCTCGAAAACACCGCCTGCCGCCCGTTCGCATTCCCCGTCCACTTATCCAGCGCCAGCATCCCGGCAAACTCCTCCAGGTTGCGAATCTCGCCCAACTGCTCCTCCGGCAGATAATCCACCACCTGCCCCGGCATCAACCCGCCCACATACCGAGCCCCAAACTGCAAACCCTCCCGGCACCGAACCCGCACCCGGCCCATATCCACCTCCAGTTCAGGAGTGTTCTTGATCAGCCATTTCGAAACCTCGATCACTTCCGTCTGCGGCACCGTCAACCCCGCCGCCGCAGCCAGTCGCGTCGCCAGCATCTCATTCGCCAGCACCCGAATATGCTGCGGATTGTTCTGAAACTTCACCACCCACAACTGCTCATCCGCGCCCAGCATCAAATGCCCCTGAGCCCCGCCCCGCATCCGCCGAATCTGCTGTACCGCCTGTACCGCCAAGGGGCCTCCCGGCCTCTGAATCCAATAGCCAACCATCCAATAGCCAGCCCAATAGCCAGCCAAAGAACGGACCAAAGAATCGCCCGCACAACCCAATAGCTTCCCCCATGCGATCTCAATCGCAATCCGGAAAAGCTTCCTTCAAATTTTCAAATCTGATTCGTTAATCGGATTCTACCCGACCCACCCATAATTCTCCGCAACAAAGACCAAACCCACCCTCACCCCAGCCGCTCGCAGTTGCAGTTGCAGTTGCAGTTGCCCTTGCCCTTGCCCTTGCAGTTGCCCCTGCTTCTGCCCTTGTCCTTGCTTTTCTGTCTGTCATTCCCGAAGGGAATCTGCTGTTATCCCTTGCCGTTGCCACCACCCCTGGCCCTTCTAACCACCCTCCCCAAAACCAAAAATCACCTCCGCCGCCCCAACAACTCCCCCCGGGCCGCCAACCCGATCGCCATAGCCATCACCCGGTCATCATGCGCCCC of Acidicapsa ligni contains these proteins:
- a CDS encoding HipA family kinase, with translation MVRSLAGYWAGYWMVGYWIQRPGGPLAVQAVQQIRRMRGGAQGHLMLGADEQLWVVKFQNNPQHIRVLANEMLATRLAAAAGLTVPQTEVIEVSKWLIKNTPELEVDMGRVRVRCREGLQFGARYVGGLMPGQVVDYLPEEQLGEIRNLEEFAGMLALDKWTGNANGRQAVFSRKARERRYSASFIDQGYCFHAGEWRFEDLPLRGVYPRNRVYADVSGWESFEPWLTRLETMDAAVVWRAAEEIPPEWYEGDLSSMEALVEVLIGRQRRIRELIEAFARSAREPFPKWVGMGKRFVN